The proteins below are encoded in one region of Flavobacterium nackdongense:
- the glgA gene encoding glycogen synthase: MKIALFTNEFPPNIYGGAGVHIDFLSQELAKLGQVEVRCFGDQNVDTDSMHVRGINSSLTKMVDDANPHIKMFHNMSRNVELSQATPEADVIHCHTWYTHLAGIMTRELLQSPLILTTHSLETHRPWKVEQLGNGYFLSRWIENSAYNTADGIIAVSQQMKEDVIEAYGVNPEKVTVIHNGIEPEFYQPTFDNELLLELGINPNIPFVLFVGRITRQKGISQLISAAKYFNKNCQIVLCAGAPDTKEIAEETEALIADLKKDRDGVILISEMLPREKIKVLYSHARVFACPSLYEPFGIINLEAMACETPVVGSHVGGIPEIIVEGESGYLIPLESVSRTDFNPAYPEAFQKAFAAKINILLEDEALATQMGKAGRERVLKNFSWESIAKTTYDYYQKVIDGFVKEKA, translated from the coding sequence ATGAAAATAGCTTTATTTACCAACGAATTTCCTCCAAACATTTACGGAGGCGCCGGTGTTCACATCGATTTTTTAAGTCAAGAATTAGCCAAATTAGGTCAGGTCGAAGTACGTTGTTTTGGCGACCAAAACGTAGATACCGATTCGATGCATGTTCGCGGAATTAATTCCTCGCTGACCAAAATGGTCGATGATGCCAATCCGCACATCAAAATGTTTCACAATATGAGTCGAAATGTAGAATTGTCGCAAGCCACGCCAGAAGCTGATGTCATTCATTGCCACACTTGGTACACACATCTTGCCGGAATTATGACCCGCGAATTGTTGCAATCGCCATTGATTTTGACCACGCACAGTTTAGAAACGCATCGTCCTTGGAAAGTAGAACAACTAGGAAACGGTTATTTTCTGTCACGTTGGATCGAAAATAGCGCTTACAACACGGCCGACGGAATTATTGCCGTGAGCCAACAAATGAAAGAAGATGTCATCGAAGCCTATGGTGTAAATCCTGAAAAAGTGACCGTAATTCATAACGGAATCGAACCAGAATTTTACCAACCAACATTTGACAATGAGTTACTTTTAGAATTAGGTATTAATCCCAACATTCCTTTCGTGTTATTTGTAGGACGCATCACGCGCCAAAAAGGGATTTCGCAATTAATTTCTGCTGCTAAATATTTCAATAAAAATTGCCAAATCGTACTTTGTGCTGGAGCTCCTGATACCAAAGAAATTGCAGAAGAAACCGAAGCTTTAATTGCCGATTTGAAAAAAGATAGAGACGGCGTTATCCTCATCTCGGAAATGCTGCCACGAGAAAAAATAAAAGTGTTATACAGTCACGCTCGTGTTTTTGCCTGTCCATCATTGTACGAACCTTTTGGTATCATCAATCTCGAAGCGATGGCTTGCGAAACGCCTGTTGTTGGAAGCCACGTTGGCGGAATTCCGGAAATCATTGTCGAAGGAGAATCAGGATATTTGATACCGCTCGAAAGTGTTTCCAGAACTGATTTTAATCCTGCCTATCCAGAAGCCTTCCAAAAAGCTTTTGCTGCCAAAATAAATATCTTGCTAGAAGACGAAGCCTTGGCAACCCAAATGGGAAAAGCCGGAAGAGAACGCGTTTTGAAAAATTTTAGTTGGGAATCTATCGCCAAAACTACATATGATTATTACCAAAAAGTGATTGATGGGTTTGTGAAGGAGAAGGCGTAA
- a CDS encoding alpha/beta hydrolase → MDLEDKFNYHTINLKNDYEGKVIATLISSKSNTDNRSPVLYIHGFIDYFFHPHLAEEFHKNGYDFYALELRKYGHSLQGHQHPNYCKSIEEYFEEISIAIQSIYDKSQKKMVLMGHSTGGLITSLYMNLGNKRDLVCGLVLNSPFLELNMPPLARILAPAFAKIISFIAPFSKLNKAISPVYGQSVHKNYFGEWDFNLKWKPINGFPAYFAWFVAVVNAQNLLKQKSSISVPILVLFSSNSLLLKKYTPEAQTADIVLNVKQIKKIGRNLGSNVTLQEINNGMHDLFLSKKEVRNLAFTALFDWISAQEKKFKH, encoded by the coding sequence ATGGATTTAGAAGACAAATTCAATTATCACACCATTAATTTAAAGAACGATTACGAAGGAAAAGTAATTGCCACCTTAATCTCTTCGAAATCAAATACGGATAACCGTAGTCCGGTTTTATACATTCACGGTTTTATTGACTATTTTTTTCACCCTCACTTGGCCGAAGAATTTCACAAAAACGGTTATGATTTTTATGCTTTGGAACTCCGAAAATATGGACATTCTTTACAAGGCCATCAACATCCCAATTATTGCAAATCCATTGAAGAATATTTTGAAGAAATTTCAATTGCGATCCAATCCATTTACGACAAATCCCAGAAAAAAATGGTTTTGATGGGGCATTCTACAGGAGGTCTAATCACAAGCCTGTATATGAATTTAGGAAATAAAAGAGATCTAGTTTGCGGCTTGGTCCTAAACTCCCCTTTTCTAGAGCTTAATATGCCTCCCTTAGCCAGAATATTGGCACCAGCTTTCGCAAAAATTATTTCATTTATTGCTCCTTTTTCTAAATTAAATAAGGCCATTTCTCCCGTGTATGGGCAAAGTGTACATAAAAATTATTTTGGTGAATGGGATTTTAATTTGAAATGGAAACCAATCAACGGTTTTCCTGCTTATTTTGCTTGGTTTGTTGCTGTTGTTAATGCCCAAAACCTACTCAAACAAAAATCCTCAATCAGTGTGCCAATTCTGGTCCTGTTCTCTTCCAATTCCCTTTTATTGAAAAAATATACTCCCGAAGCACAGACTGCAGATATCGTTCTTAATGTAAAACAAATCAAAAAAATTGGAAGAAATTTAGGTTCAAATGTAACCTTACAAGAAATAAATAATGGAATGCACGATCTGTTTTTATCAAAAAAAGAGGTGCGAAATTTGGCCTTTACAGCACTTTTTGACTGGATTTCGGCTCAGGAAAAAAAATTTAAACATTAG